The following coding sequences are from one Humulus lupulus chromosome X, drHumLupu1.1, whole genome shotgun sequence window:
- the LOC133805837 gene encoding uncharacterized protein LOC133805837 — protein sequence MSKEGNYTAATSDIEDDEIILNLEKYPHPGIRKSVYVIDDRQLFACECQYFFSFDIPCQHIFTAIKHLRITKIPKSLILTQWTIEATQLPNVQNDSYAIYEDRDAEERARFGDITSKMTELTYLGSRTHYAYEKTTYEIDKICAELRNNLQIREDSCKDKLPLHHHSDFNILDPYLSKNKGIAKMRGSKGGVARRCSICKKRGHNKSTCLQRKKKGHKKWGSDNSEPKEEDEDLYGTEDMDEWEMNTMDYSESEDLNAPTVTSQIC from the coding sequence ATGTCCAAAGAAGGAAACTACACCGCTGCAACTAGTGACATAGAGGATGATGAAATAATATTGAACCTAGAGAAGTATCCTCACCCAGGAATACGTAAGTCAGTCTATGTCATAGACGATCGTCAATTATTTGCTTGTGAGTGCCagtattttttttcctttgacATACCTTGTCAGCATATTTTTACAGCAATTAAGCATCTGCGTATCACAAAAATTCCTAAATCACTAATCCTTACACAATGGACAATTGAGGCTACACAACTTCCTAATGTGCAAAACGATTCCTACGCAATATATGAAGACAGAGATGCAGAGGAGAGAGCAAGGTTTGGTGACATTACTAGCAAAATGACTGAGCTCACTTACCTGGGGTCAAGGACTCATTATGCATACGAAAAAACAACCTATGAGATTGATAAAATTTGCGCAGAATTACGAAACAACCTCCAAATTAGGGAAGATAGCTGCAAGGACAAGCTTCCTTTACACCATCACTCAGACTTCAACATATTGGATCCTTATTTGAGTAAGAATAAAGGCATTGCTAAAATGAGAGGGTCAAAGGGTGGAGTTGCCCGAAGGTGTAGTATTTGCAAAAAGAGAGGACACAACAAGTCTACATGTttacaaagaaagaaaaagggtcaCAAGAAATGGGGCTCTGACAACTCCGAACcaaaagaagaagacgaagatcTATATGGAACAGAGGATATGGATGAGTGGGAAATGAATACTATGGATTATTCAGAAAGTGAAGACTTGAATGCAcctactgtaacgtcccaaatttgctaa